In Thermoplasmata archaeon, the following are encoded in one genomic region:
- a CDS encoding ABC transporter permease, giving the protein MLTDWNALAQIVVLSLLVAGTSTLIGSVLGIPLGALIALKKFRGRNFVRTLAFTFYGFPPVLAGLLVYLLLSRSGPLGFLGWLFTPIGMVLAQAVLVAPIVTGVTISAVQVVEKRLHETALTLGADERQWRSTAIHEARLGVLTAVMVGFGRAISEVGAVLIVGGNIAGQTRVLTTAIVLDTSEANYFEATVLGIILFVLAFAVFAALQRLESEGIV; this is encoded by the coding sequence GTGCTGACGGACTGGAACGCGTTGGCGCAGATCGTCGTCCTGAGCCTGCTCGTCGCGGGGACGTCCACCCTGATCGGGAGCGTGCTCGGCATCCCCTTGGGCGCGCTCATCGCCCTCAAGAAGTTCCGGGGGCGCAACTTCGTGCGGACGCTCGCCTTCACGTTCTACGGCTTCCCTCCCGTGCTCGCGGGGCTCCTCGTCTACCTCCTCCTGTCCCGCTCAGGCCCGCTGGGCTTCCTCGGGTGGCTCTTCACGCCCATCGGGATGGTCCTGGCGCAGGCGGTCCTCGTGGCGCCCATCGTGACGGGCGTCACGATCTCCGCGGTTCAGGTCGTCGAGAAGCGACTCCATGAGACCGCCCTCACCCTCGGTGCGGACGAGCGCCAGTGGCGGTCCACCGCAATCCATGAAGCCCGGCTCGGGGTGCTCACGGCGGTCATGGTCGGCTTCGGGCGCGCGATCTCGGAGGTCGGCGCCGTGCTGATCGTCGGCGGCAACATCGCAGGACAGACGCGCGTGCTGACCACGGCGATCGTCCTGGATACCTCGGAGGCGAACTACTTCGAGGCGACCGTCCTCGGAATCATCCTATTCGTCCTGGCGTTCGCGGTCTTCGCGGCCCTCCAGCGGCTCGAGTCGGAGGGCATCGTGTGA
- a CDS encoding elongation factor 1-beta — protein MGSVAITYRVMPEDVSTDIDAIREGIRKTLGPAMKGMQVKDVAFGLRAILTLAVVDDASGAAERLEHAMAAIPGVGSVEAIDVTLV, from the coding sequence ATGGGATCCGTCGCGATCACCTATCGGGTCATGCCTGAGGACGTGTCCACGGACATCGACGCCATCCGCGAGGGGATCCGCAAGACGCTGGGGCCTGCCATGAAAGGGATGCAGGTGAAAGACGTAGCGTTCGGGCTCCGAGCCATCCTCACCCTCGCCGTGGTCGACGACGCCTCGGGAGCGGCGGAGCGACTCGAGCACGCGATGGCCGCGATCCCTGGGGTCGGCAGCGTCGAGGCGATCGACGTCACACTCGTGTGA
- a CDS encoding DNA-directed RNA polymerase subunit H — protein sequence MRFNVLEHQLVPEHRLVPEDQAEAVLQSLRITKDQLPKIHRSDPVIQVLERIEGPIEEGRIIKVTRVSGTAGVSEAYRLVIGR from the coding sequence TTGAGGTTCAATGTGCTGGAGCACCAGCTGGTACCAGAGCACCGCCTCGTGCCGGAGGACCAGGCGGAAGCCGTTTTGCAGAGCCTCCGGATCACGAAGGACCAGCTCCCCAAGATCCACCGGAGCGATCCCGTGATCCAGGTCCTCGAGCGCATCGAGGGCCCCATCGAGGAGGGGCGGATCATCAAGGTCACCCGCGTGAGCGGGACCGCCGGAGTGTCCGAAGCCTATCGTTTGGTCATCGGGAGGTAG
- a CDS encoding phosphate ABC transporter ATP-binding protein: MTVPLALSGIRKAFGGKTVLRGLDVAIEAGEIFGVLGPSGAGKTTVLRLLDLLETPDAGDVLFEGRALRPGTREALAQRRRMCLIAQNPTVFRATVFENVAYGLWLRGVPEEDIRGRVFAALDFVGLLDRSGELAGRLSGGEQQRVAFARATVLRPEVLLLDEFTSNLDPANVRLLESATRRYRAETGCTVVIVTHNLFQAKRLAERVGLLLDGAFVEVGPTHAVFENPSRRETQAFLSGEMAY, from the coding sequence GTGACCGTCCCGCTCGCCCTTTCGGGCATCCGCAAAGCGTTCGGAGGGAAGACGGTCCTCCGCGGCCTGGACGTGGCCATCGAGGCGGGCGAGATCTTTGGGGTCCTGGGGCCTAGCGGCGCGGGCAAGACGACCGTCCTCCGCCTCCTTGATCTCCTGGAGACTCCGGACGCGGGTGACGTCCTGTTCGAGGGCCGCGCCCTGCGTCCCGGGACGCGGGAGGCGCTTGCCCAGCGCCGGCGCATGTGCCTCATCGCGCAGAACCCCACCGTGTTCCGGGCGACGGTCTTCGAGAATGTGGCGTACGGGCTCTGGCTGCGGGGCGTCCCCGAGGAGGACATCCGCGGTCGAGTGTTCGCGGCCTTGGACTTCGTCGGGCTCTTGGACCGCTCGGGCGAGCTCGCGGGCCGGCTCAGCGGCGGGGAACAGCAGCGCGTCGCATTCGCGAGGGCGACCGTCCTCCGACCCGAGGTCCTCCTCCTCGACGAGTTCACGTCGAACCTGGATCCGGCGAACGTCCGCCTGCTCGAGTCGGCGACCCGGAGATACCGCGCGGAAACGGGCTGCACGGTCGTCATCGTGACGCACAACCTGTTCCAGGCCAAGCGCCTCGCGGAGCGCGTCGGGCTGCTCCTGGACGGTGCGTTCGTCGAGGTAGGCCCCACCCACGCGGTGTTCGAGAATCCGTCCCGTCGCGAAACGCAGGCCTTCCTGAGCGGCGAGATGGCCTACTGA
- a CDS encoding zinc finger domain-containing protein, giving the protein MSPEESRCTSCGAVLLGKGTTTFPCPSCGQAKIGRCTRCRDQSVAYHCPTCSFIGP; this is encoded by the coding sequence GTGAGCCCTGAGGAGAGCCGCTGCACCTCCTGCGGCGCGGTGCTGCTCGGGAAAGGCACGACGACGTTCCCCTGCCCGAGCTGCGGCCAAGCCAAGATCGGCCGATGCACACGCTGCCGCGACCAGTCCGTGGCGTACCACTGCCCCACGTGCAGCTTCATCGGGCCGTGA
- a CDS encoding substrate-binding domain-containing protein has protein sequence MAIVLMVAGLALSYQSQQATSIILATTTSTRDTGLLDYLDPLFAADTGIQVQYVAVGTGQALDMAARGDADVAMVHAPSLELPFMAHGNGLCRSAVMYNRFMIVGPASDPAGISGLTNATTAFRKIWQTNSTFISRGDNSGTNVKELAIWARVGYTPTAADDSWYLDTGQGMAATLTVASEKSAYTLTDDGTFYALQGSLKLQILVAGDPFLFNQYHIIVVSPSLHPNVKVNPALEYAHWLVSPRGQALIGAYEIGGHRLFTPDYNPADSGVC, from the coding sequence GTGGCCATCGTGTTGATGGTCGCGGGCCTCGCGTTATCCTACCAGTCGCAACAGGCCACCTCGATCATCCTCGCGACGACCACGAGCACCCGGGACACGGGTCTCCTGGACTACCTGGACCCACTCTTCGCCGCGGACACGGGGATCCAGGTGCAGTACGTCGCGGTCGGGACGGGACAGGCCCTCGACATGGCCGCGCGCGGAGACGCGGACGTCGCCATGGTCCACGCGCCCTCCCTGGAACTCCCCTTCATGGCCCACGGCAACGGACTCTGCCGAAGCGCGGTCATGTACAACCGGTTCATGATCGTAGGCCCCGCCTCGGACCCCGCCGGGATCTCCGGGCTCACGAACGCCACGACCGCGTTCCGGAAGATCTGGCAGACGAACTCCACGTTCATCTCCCGCGGCGACAATTCGGGCACGAACGTGAAGGAGCTCGCCATCTGGGCGCGCGTCGGCTACACGCCGACCGCCGCGGACGACTCGTGGTACCTGGACACGGGCCAGGGGATGGCGGCAACGCTCACGGTCGCCTCGGAGAAGTCCGCGTACACGCTCACGGACGACGGGACCTTCTACGCGCTCCAGGGCTCGTTGAAACTCCAGATCCTCGTGGCGGGCGATCCGTTCCTCTTCAACCAGTACCACATCATCGTGGTGAGTCCGTCCCTGCACCCCAACGTCAAGGTGAACCCCGCCCTGGAGTACGCGCATTGGCTCGTGTCCCCCCGCGGCCAGGCCCTGATCGGGGCGTACGAGATCGGGGGACATCGTCTCTTCACGCCGGACTACAACCCGGCCGACAGCGGGGTGTGCTGA